The genomic segment CTCCGCGTCGACTCCCTCCTCCGCCTTGCGATGCACGGCACCCGATCCCGCTCCCTGATCCGGCCCGATCCGACCGGAAGACCCTGGGACGCGGCTCAGGAGGCGGTGAGCACGATCTTGCCGAACTGCTCGCCCGTGAGCATGCGTTCGAAGCCCTCGCGGGCCCGGTCGAGCGGCAGGACCGCGTCGACGACGGGCCGTACGCCGCTCGTCGCGCAGAAGGAGAGCAGGCCCTCCAGCTCGTCCTTGGAGCCCATCGTGGAGCCGACGATCTTGAGTTCCAGGAAGAAGATCCTGGTCAGCTCGGCGTGCGACGGCCGGTCTCCGCTGGTGGCGCCGGAGATGACTAGAGTGCCGCCGGGGCGGAGCGACTTCACCGAGTGGGACCAGGTCGCGGCGCCGACCGTCTCGATGACGGCGTCCACGCGCTCGGGCAGCCGGGCGCCGGGCTCGAAGGCGTCGACGGCGCCCAGCTCCACCGCCCGCTTCCGCTTGGCCTCGTCGCGGCTGGTCGCGTAGACCCGCAGGCCCGCCGCGCGGCCGAGGACGACGGCGGCGGTGGCGACCCCGCCGCCCGCGCCCTGGACCAGCACGGAATCGCCGGGGCGCACACCGGCGTTGGTGAAGAGCATTCGGTACGCGGTGAGCCAGGCGGTCGGCAGGCAGGCGGCCTCCTCGAAGCTCAGCTCCTTCGGCTTGGGCAGCACGTTCCAGGTGGGCACGGCGACACGCTCGGCGAAGGTGCCCGGGTAGCGCTCGGTCAGGATGGAGCGCGGCTCCTTCGGCCCGACCCCGTGGCCGGTCTGGCCGATCACCGAGTGCACGACGACCTCGTTGCCGTCCTCGTCGACGCCGGCCGCGTCGCAGCCGAGGATCATCGGCAGCCGGTCCTCCGTGATGCCCACGCCACGCAGCGACCAGAGGTCGTGGTGGTTGAGCGAGGCGGCGCGGACTTCGACGGTGGTCCAGCCGGGCCGGGCCTCCGGAGCGGGGCGCTCGCCCAGTTCCAGGCCGTTCAGGGGGTTTTCGCGGTCGATGCGTGCTGCGTAGGCGGCGAACATGTCCCGACCCTAGGCCCGGCCGCCGCCCGATCCAACCGGCTGCGGGTGTGACACGCGCCGCGCCGCCACACCTCTTGCGCGGACCCTCGCGTCACCCCGCGTGTCAACTAGGGTTGACGTGGCCCGAGCGTCAATGTACGTTGACATCATGACCGAAGCAACGGACCTGGCCGCACGGGCCGGGGATCGCGATCCACGCGTCGGACTGCGGGCCGTCGCCGCGCTGCGGCGGCTGCTGGAGCAGCTCGAAGCCGTACAAGTCAGAAGCGCCCGCGCCAAGGGCTGGTCGTGGCAGGAGATCGCGACCGAACTCGGGGTCAGCAGGCAGGCCGTGCACAAGAAGTACGGGAGGCATTGATGTTCGAGCGATTCACCAAGGAAGCCCGGGCCGCCGTCGCCGGAGCCGTCACCTTCTCCCAGTGCGCCGGGGAGGACAGCATCACCGAGGAACACCTGCTGCTCTCCCTCCTCGACCAGGACGCGGGCCGGGCCGCGTCCGCCCTCACCGCGCTCGGCGTTACCGACCGCCGGGCCTCCCTGGAGGCGGCGCTCGACGAGGCCCGGCGGCGGGGCGGCCTGACGAAGGCCGACACGGAGGCGCTGGCCGGGCTCGGCATCGACGTCGGCGAGATCGTCGCCAGGGTCGAGGAGGAGCACGGCGAGGGCGCGTTGGCGGAGGACGGCAGGGGGCGCCGTCGCCGCTCCGGCCGCCGGCCGCTCACCGCCGGCGCCAAGGGGGTGCTGGAGGGCTCCCTGCGGATCGCCGTGGGCCGGGGTGACCGCTTCATCGGCGGCGAGCACCTGCTGCTGGCGCTGGTCGTGCGGCCCGGGGTGGTGGCGGACGTACTCGCGGACCACGGCGCCTCGTACGCGGACGTGGAGCGCGCGCTCCACGGGGCGGGGCGCGAGGACGGGGGAGAGGCGCGGGCGGCGGCCGCCGGCTGACGCGCCAATGACAGCCGGCCGCCGGCCGCCAGCTGATGCGCCCGTCACGCGGTGAGGCTGCCACCCCGGAACCGGGGTGGCAGCCTCACCGCGTGACGGGCCCTCAGGCCCTCCGCAGGTCCTTGGGGCCGTCCTCGCCCGGCCGGTCACCCCTCCGCAACAGCGCGTCGACGCGGGAGACCGCCGTCGACAGGTGGGTGCGGGCCTCGGCCACCTGGTCCGCCGTGACACCCCGGTCGCGGGCCGCGTCGCGGATGTCGTCGCGGAAACGGTCCAGCAGCCGGTCCAGATCCCGGGCCGGATCGCCGGTGACCGGCACGTCCACGGCCCAGTCGGGCGCGGGGCCGGGCTCCGTTCGAGAGGCGGCCGGAGCGGCCGACGAGCCCGAGGTGGTCGAGGAACCCGAGTCGGACGAGGAGCCCGCAGCGGTCCCATCCGTGCGCGAGGGTTCCTGATCCGACGGCCGTGCCTCCGGGCTCTCCGTACGCGGGGGCTCGGGGCGGTCGGACGGCGGCCAGGGGGTGCTGGTCCTGGCGAGGCCGGCGAGGTGGCCGGTGATCTCGGCCAGGCCGTCGCGCACCCCGGCGGGCCAGTCGCCCCGCGCGAAGTGCTCCTGCACCTGGCGGGCGGCGTTCCGCATCTGCTCGCGGGCCCGCTCGTCGGCCTCCTTCGCCTGGCGGCGGGCCTGCTGGGCCTCCTCGCGGGCGCGCCGCGACTCGTCCTTGGCCCGGCGGGCCTGCTCCTTCCACTCCTGCTTGGCCTGGCGCAGCTCTTCCTTCGCCTTGCGCCAGGCGTCCTTCTCCGTCAGGTCGCCGAGGTTCCCCAGCCGGCCGAGGTCGCCCAGGTCGCCGATGAACGACTCCCACTCGCCCTTGGCGCCGCCGGGTTCACCGGATCCCGAGCCCGAGCCCGAGCCCGAGCCCGAGCCCGAACCAGAGCCCGAGCCCGAGCCGGAGCCGGAACCCGGGCGGTGGCGGGAGGCGGAGGCGGCGGCGCGCATGTCGCTGCGCAGCCGGCCGGCCGCGCCCCGGACGTCGTCGCGGATCTCGGCGGCCAGCTCGGAGACCGACTCGCGGATCTCCAGCTCCAGATCGGCGAGTTCGCCGGTGCGCCCGGCGAGTTCGGCGCGGCCCGCTTCGGTGATCGAGTAGACCTTCCGGCCGCCCTCCGTGGCGTGGGTGACGAGCCCCTCCGCCTCCAGCTTGGCCAGCCGGGGGTAGACCGTGCCGGCGGACGGGGCGTACAGCCCCTGGAAGCGCTCCTCCAGCAGGCGAATCACCTCGTAACCGTGGCGCGGGGCCT from the Streptomyces sp. NBC_01335 genome contains:
- a CDS encoding helix-turn-helix domain-containing protein; translation: MTEATDLAARAGDRDPRVGLRAVAALRRLLEQLEAVQVRSARAKGWSWQEIATELGVSRQAVHKKYGRH
- a CDS encoding PadR family transcriptional regulator, with the protein product MPPVFAHGRLRLYLLKLLDEAPRHGYEVIRLLEERFQGLYAPSAGTVYPRLAKLEAEGLVTHATEGGRKVYSITEAGRAELAGRTGELADLELEIRESVSELAAEIRDDVRGAAGRLRSDMRAAASASRHRPGSGSGSGSGSGSGSGSGSGSGSGSGEPGGAKGEWESFIGDLGDLGRLGNLGDLTEKDAWRKAKEELRQAKQEWKEQARRAKDESRRAREEAQQARRQAKEADERAREQMRNAARQVQEHFARGDWPAGVRDGLAEITGHLAGLARTSTPWPPSDRPEPPRTESPEARPSDQEPSRTDGTAAGSSSDSGSSTTSGSSAAPAASRTEPGPAPDWAVDVPVTGDPARDLDRLLDRFRDDIRDAARDRGVTADQVAEARTHLSTAVSRVDALLRRGDRPGEDGPKDLRRA
- a CDS encoding zinc-binding dehydrogenase, with the translated sequence MFAAYAARIDRENPLNGLELGERPAPEARPGWTTVEVRAASLNHHDLWSLRGVGITEDRLPMILGCDAAGVDEDGNEVVVHSVIGQTGHGVGPKEPRSILTERYPGTFAERVAVPTWNVLPKPKELSFEEAACLPTAWLTAYRMLFTNAGVRPGDSVLVQGAGGGVATAAVVLGRAAGLRVYATSRDEAKRKRAVELGAVDAFEPGARLPERVDAVIETVGAATWSHSVKSLRPGGTLVISGATSGDRPSHAELTRIFFLELKIVGSTMGSKDELEGLLSFCATSGVRPVVDAVLPLDRAREGFERMLTGEQFGKIVLTAS
- a CDS encoding Clp protease N-terminal domain-containing protein; the protein is MFERFTKEARAAVAGAVTFSQCAGEDSITEEHLLLSLLDQDAGRAASALTALGVTDRRASLEAALDEARRRGGLTKADTEALAGLGIDVGEIVARVEEEHGEGALAEDGRGRRRRSGRRPLTAGAKGVLEGSLRIAVGRGDRFIGGEHLLLALVVRPGVVADVLADHGASYADVERALHGAGREDGGEARAAAAG